One Poecile atricapillus isolate bPoeAtr1 chromosome 36 unlocalized genomic scaffold, bPoeAtr1.hap1 SUPER_36_unloc_7, whole genome shotgun sequence genomic region harbors:
- the ZBTB4 gene encoding zinc finger and BTB domain-containing protein 4: MAPVVEVSDAGHCRALLLELNEQRLRGQFCDVTIIAEDTKFRAHKNVLAASSPFFKRALAQEPTCPSPAQVLELPGVQAGVFSDVLNFIYNSRLAVPSPAAARALGAVGRRLGIPSLQGLEAGPPPRDMNGTWTPPPPAGPAGDPRAPAAPVDLTCPARPGETAGGETAPTGGDTGTASPSPVSPASPSSASLRCGLCGRGFSSAAALGFHAKLHRGRRGLCCRHCGKSFIHVKRLQTHEVACRDGDGDDNNAADATAAVTTAGVVTAATASTASTAAAPKAAKKALLLRHRALEPGAEQEPLVKVVDGQVLYLCGVCQRSYMTLSSLKRHANVHSWRRKYPCRYCDKVFALAEYRTKHEVWHTGERRYQCIFCWDTFVTYYNLKTHQKAFHGISPGLIASEKTPNGGYRPKLNALKLYRLLPMRAHKRPYKTYSQGAVPDGALLPPAAPGDAAGAAYPPAPRPEPASVIAYGRAAPSVIVRGGGGGGGGSGAASVIAYNGRAGEEPPGLPEAPAAAPVTPAVPIKKQVLRDYIEAQRAATAAATEGSAAAAAPQNPATSGGGSGGGRTMTYVAKPAYAGSAAGEGLCQITVRIGEEAIVKRRISGTDLRGDGAEARRGDNDSDAEDRLWRPYYSYKPKRKAAGGVTAATPGAAPGATPAAKKPRWRRKLRSLRWAPGDDGEGDAAPRRRERHHACRVCGKSFPALRKLRKHQRGHEGTTAAGTTTAAAAGTGRVGRRPSLRFACPTCAKVCKTAAALSRHAQRHRSPPGSPPGSPPGSAQGSPPGSAQGSPPGSAPGSPPGSRPRSRPGSPPGSRPGSPPGSPPGLPRSPAPPTVIAYTPPAAGREETPADKGGVPLSPGVTGPEPPPAGDTGSGGGAGGDGPGGFPVQEQPLALLCRAGGGGPRARGWGDTQGGSPRPSGPPRVPGVLRAPPGGRLPLPLPPPPRPRPPRPRARLLGGGRGGGTAPPSFGFPGGGGERPRKAGGGT; the protein is encoded by the exons ATGGCTCCGGTCGTGGAGGTGTCGGACGCCGGGCACTGCCGGgcgctgctgctggagctgaacGAGCAGCGCCTGCGGGGCCAGTTCTGCGACGTCACCATCATCGCCGAGGACACCAAATTCCGCGCCCATAAAAACGTCCTGGCCGCCTCCAGCCCCTTCTTCAAGCGGGCGCTGGCCCAGGAGCCCACCTGCCCCTCGCCCgcccaggtgctggagctgccggGCGTCCAGGCCGGCGTCTTCTCCGACGTCCTCAACTTCATCTACAACTCGCGCCTGGCCGTGCCGTCGCCGGCGGCCGCGCGGGCGCTGGGGGCCGTGGGCCGGCGCCTGGGCATCCCCTCGCTGCAGGGGCTGGAGGCCGGGCCCCCGCCGCGGGACATGAACGGCACCTGGACCCCCCCTCCaccggcggggccggcgggggaCCCCCGCGCGCCCGCGGCCCCCGTGGACCTCACCTGCCCGGCGCGGCCCGGCGAGACGGCGGGCGGCGAGACGGCGCCCACGGGCGGGGACACGGGCACGGCGTCGCCCTCGCCGGTGTCGCCGGCGTCGCCCTCGTCGGCGTCGCTGCGCTGCGGGCTGTGCGGGCGCGGCTTCAGCTCGGCGGCGGCGCTGGGCTTCCACGCCAAGCTGCACCGCGGGCGCCGCGGGCTGTGCTGCCGCCACTGCGGCAAGAGCTTCATCCACGTCAAGCGCCTGCAGACGCACGAGGTCGCCTGTCGCGACGGGGACGGCGACGACAACAACGCCGCCGACGCCACCGCCGCCGTCACCACCGCCGGCGTCGTCACCGCCGCCACCGCCAGCACCGCCAGCACCGCGGCGGCGCCGAAAGCGGCCAAGAAGGCGCTGCTGCTGCGACACCGCGCGCTGGAGCCGGGCGCGGAGCAGGAGCCGCTGGTGAAGGTGGTGGATGGGCAGGTGCTGTACCTGTGCGGGGTGTGCCAGCGCTCCTACATGACCCTGTCCAGCCTCAAGCGCCACGCCAACGTCCACTCGTGGCGCCGCAAGTACCCGTGCCGCTACTGCGACAAGGTGTTCGCGCTGGCCGAGTACCGCACCAAGCACGAGGTGTGGCACACGGGCGAGCGCCGCTACCAGTGCATCTTCTGCTGGGACACCTTCGTCACCTACTACAACCTCAAGACGCACCAAAAAGCCTTCCACGGCATCAGCCCGGGGCTCATCGCCTCCGAGAAGACGCCCAACGGCGGCTACCGGCCCAAGCTCAACGCGCTCAAGCTCTACCGCCTGTTGCCCATGCGGGCGCACAAGCGGCCCTACAAGACCTACAGCCAGGGCGCGGTGCCCGACGGGGCGCTGCTGCCGCCGGCCGCGCCGGGAGACGCCGCCGGCGCCGCCTATCCCCCCGCTCCGCGGCCGGAGCCCGCCTCGGTCATCGCCTACGGCCGCGCCGCGCCGTCGGTCATCgtgcgcggcggcggcggcggcggcggcggcagcggcgcgGCCTCGGTCATCGCCTACAACGGCCGGGCGGGCGAGGAACCGCCGGGGCTGCCCGAGGCGCCGGCGGCCGCGCCGGTGACGCCGGCGGTGCCCATCAAGAAGCAGGTGCTGCGCGATTACATCGAGGCGCAGCGCGCGGCCACGGCCGCGGCCACCGAGGGcagcgccgcggccgccgccccaCAAAACCCCGCCACcagcggcggcggctccggcggcGGCCGCACCATGACCTACGTGGCCAAGCCGGCGTACGCGGGCTCGGCGGCGGGCGAGGGGCTGTGCCAGATCACCGTGCGCATCGGCGAGGAGGCCATCGTCAAGCGCCGCATCTCCGGCACCGACCTGCGCGGCGACGGCGCCGAGGCGCGGCGCGGGGACAACGACAGCGACGCCGAGGACCGGCTCTGGCGGCCCTACTACTCCTACAAGCCCAAGAGGAAGGCGGCCGGCGGCGTCACCGCCGCGACCCCCGGCGCCGCTCCCGGCGCGACCCCCGCGGCCAAGAAGCCGCGCTGGCGGCGCAAGCTGCGCTCGCTGCGCTGGGCGCCGGGCGACGACGGCGAGGGCGACGCGGCGCCGCGACGCCGCGAGCGGCACCACGCGTGCCGGGTgtgcgggaagagcttcccGGCGCTGCGGAAGCTGCGGAAGCACCAgcggggacacgaggggacaaCGGCGGCGGGGACAAcgacggcggcggcggcggggacggGCCGCGTGGGCCGGCGGCCGTCGCTGCGCTTCGCCTGCCCCACCTGCGCCAAGGTGTGCAAGACGGCGGCCGCGCTCAGCCGCCACGCCCAGCGCCACCGCTCGCCACCGGGGTCACCGCCGGGGTCACCGCCGGGGTCAGCACAGGGGTCACCGCCGGGGTCAGCACAGGGGTCACCGCCGGGGTCAGCACCGGGGTCGCCACCGGGGTCACGACCAAGGTCACGGCCGGGGTCGCCACCAGGGTCACGGCCGGGGTCACCGCCGGGGTCACCGCCGGGGTTACCGCGGTCGCCGGCCCCGCCGACGGTCATCGCCTACACCCCGCCGGCCGCGGGCAGGGAGGAGACCCCGGCGGATAAAGGGGGggtcccgctgtcccccgggGTGACCgggccggagccgccgcccgcGGGTGACaccggcagcggcggcggggctgggggggacgGCCCGGGGGGGTTCCCGGTGCAGGAGCAGCCGCTGGCGCTGCTCTgccgggccgggggggggggacCCCGAGCTCGGGGATggggggacacccagggggggTCCCCGCGTCCCTCCGGCCCCCCCCGGGTTCCCGGTGTCCTTCGGGCCCCGCCTGGTGGCCGCCtaccccttccccttccccctccccctcgcCCTCGTCCTCCCCGACCCCGAGCGCGGCTTCTtggcggggggaggggcggggg caCGGCCCCCCCCAGCTTCGGGTTCcccggggggggaggggagcggcCCCGGAAAGCGGGGGGGGGCAcctga
- the LOC131574153 gene encoding uncharacterized protein LOC131574153, whose translation MKTPLHTQNCTRRPLHTHNCSRMVLCTLRIAKDPPLHTQNCMRSILFARDAPCTLTAAGGGSLHAQNCTRTPLHTHPHMKIRLHAQNCTRCPLHTHNCSRTVLCTLTTAQGRSFAHSPTHKEPFACLQLHKEPPFAHSQLLEEGPCTLRIAQDTPCTLTAAQGGSFAHSELHKDPLCTLTTARGSPFAHSELHETPLAHSQLLKESPLHAQNCTRTPLHTHPHTRTPLHTQNCTRTPLHTHPHTRTPFARSELHEAPPSHAHSGARPPPAPCTPPLHTCPSPPALECRCDADKVPKGGGGGEIGIWGIFGGAPG comes from the exons ATGAAGACCCCTTTGCACACTCAGAATTGCACGAGACGCCCCTTGCACACTCACAACTGCTCAAGGATGGTCCTTTGCACACTCAGAATTGCGAAGGATCCCCCTTTGCACACTCAGAA CTGCATGAGGAGCATTCTCTTTGCACGAGACGCCCCTTGCACACtcacagctgctggaggagggtCCTTGCACGCTCAGAATTGCACAAGGACCCCTTTGCACACTCACCCACACATGAAGATCCGTTTGCACGCTCAGAATTGCACAAGATGTCCCTTGCACACTCACAACTGCTCAAGGACGGTCCTTTGCACACTCACAACTGCTCAAGGACGGTCCTTTGCACACTCACCCACGCACAAGGAACCCTTTGCATGCTTGCAATTGCACAAGGAACCCCCTTTTGCACACtcacagctgctggaggagggtCCTTGCACACTCAGAATTGCACAAGACACCCCTTGCACACTCACAGCTGCTCAAGGAGGGTCCTTTGCACACTCAGAATTGCACAAGGACCCCCTTTGCACGCTCACAACTGCACGAGGATCCCCCTTTGCACACTCGGAATTGCACGAGACGCCCCTTGCACACTCACAACTGCTCAAGGAGAGCCCTTTGCACGCTCAGAATTGCACGAGGACCCCTTTGCACACTCACCCACACACGAGGACCCCTTTGCACACTCAGAATTGCACAAGGACCCCTTTGCACACTCACCCACACACAAGGACCCCCTTTGCACGCTCAGAATTGCACGAGGCCCCTCCCTCGCACGCTCACAGCGGTGCCAggcccccccccgccccttGCACGCCCCCGTTGCACActtgcccctccccccccgcgCTGGAATGTCGCTGCGATGCCGATAAGGTGCCgaaggggggtgggggaggggaaatcgggatttgggggatttttgggggggccCCGGGATAG